The bacterium genome contains the following window.
GATGTATTTCGGGTGCTTGCCGGCCATGACGAGCAGGCTGGCGTACGTATGCCGGAGGTCGTGAAAGCGGATCCGGTTGACCCCCGCGCGCTTGATGGCGGGCCGGAAGCCATGATCGTACAGCATCCAAGCCGGTAGCGGTTTGCCGCCCGGGCCGGGGAAGATGAGACCGCTCGCCGTCCCGGCCGACAGGGCCGATAGCGCGTGGTGCACCGTCGGCACCATATCGACCGCTCGCATAGAATTGTCGGATTTGGGTCGGCCCAGCACCCCCGTCCGCTCATTGTACGCCGACCGGACCTCGATCTTGCGGGTGGCAAACATCGGCCGGTTCTGCCGATCCCACGCGAGCGCCTGGATCTCCCCCAAGCGGAGGCCCGCAAACAGGGCCACCAGGAACAGCGGCCGCCACGCGTCCGAGGCGTTCAAGGCGAAGCGGCGGATCTCCCCGATCGTCCAGATCTGCGGATCCATGCGACCGATCTTCAGCTTCCGGACTCTGCGCGCAGGGTTGTGCGGGAGATATCCCCAATCGACCGCGGCCTCGAGCATCTGCTTTAGCAGCACCAGGCTGTGGTTCACCGTCCGCGGCGCGATCCGTCCCGC
Protein-coding sequences here:
- a CDS encoding site-specific integrase, whose protein sequence is AGRIAPRTVNHSLVLLKQMLEAAVDWGYLPHNPARRVRKLKIGRMDPQIWTIGEIRRFALNASDAWRPLFLVALFAGLRLGEIQALAWDRQNRPMFATRKIEVRSAYNERTGVLGRPKSDNSMRAVDMVPTVHHALSALSAGTASGLIFPGPGGKPLPAWMLYDHGFRPAIKRAGVNRIRFHDLRHTYASLLVMAGKHPKYIADQMGHASAAFTLDTYGHLMGRLPVQPVEWIDDLVFPEGLEAALNLHMFGAPNGAIQGHAVPRGEEGDPDRDRARTQAK